The Bacteroidota bacterium genome window below encodes:
- a CDS encoding UvrD-helicase domain-containing protein, translated as MNALKIFKSSAGSGKTFTLVKEYLKLVLAHPEDYRSILAITFTNKAAEEMKSRIVEALVELSSGNKSFLLTMLEEDLPGINIRVRAEKSLKNILHDYSSFSVSTIDSFFQRILRALAREIHLPLKMEVEVSADDAILAVTDSILREVGSDKDLTEWLTDLALQKMSEDKGWNIENDIALVAGELFKEDHHNKKILSRDDIKRIYKDLSNIRRTFTSKLKKIGEEGLNIISGAGFSLDDFSYKEAGVAGYFSKIANPKNAASFLVTPRIEKGLQDPSGWTSKKSEFKKSIDDLVISSLHPLLQKAATIVENEYKEYITANEVLKKIYLFGLVNDLQDKFREYRKENNVILLSDTTKLLGDMIEGNDTPFIYEKTGNRFKHLLIDEFQDTGLLQWKNLLPLVMNALGSGFMTLIVGDAKQSIYRWRGGNMNLLIRDIFTDLNNFKSIFERNVLDMNYRSKYEIVHFNNQFFLNATEIANVQLNMNDHPVLALAYGSDLEQKVAPKNNESGYVQINYLESAENEEDNEEELKWKDVALKNLLTEIRQQLLKGFSYRDIAILVRKNTEGSEIATFLLANEIDKIISPDSLLITSSPRINFVVNTLRFLADQKNAIARAEVLYYYAMNIANLSFDKHTYFSDHKNFKYNGKTGKHNTTLFPPESLKESNFNSILPESFTAHLTYLANLPIYEISEQLVKIFGLNKNPDAFIQRFQDLVLEYNTGFDSSLEGFIKWWDSSKKVRNASVITPQNEDAIQIMTIHRSKGLQFPIVFMPFCDWKLTPKANELIWLQTDQQPFDELGKTALSSTKTLELTHYSENYYEEVNQTAIDNLNMLYVAFTRAEDKLFIYCPKDNQKELTSVSKLISRTCHQLDPNQIESFIQGENFIKPERKPSESETSSNELKIYPSNRWQDKLSLSSHGNDLIEMIEKKDMSKVNYGILIHAILAEVKDTTEFKHLAEKFVFDGLITENQKSTLLDEVNDILKSSEIAELFSDQFQVKAEKEIILPSGEVLRPDRVIIKENEAIVIDFKSGQPHKKHENQVTQYADILRKMGYQPVSSKLVYLTNRTVVNV; from the coding sequence ATGAATGCTTTAAAGATCTTTAAGTCATCAGCCGGCTCCGGAAAAACCTTCACTTTGGTAAAGGAATACCTCAAACTGGTACTTGCCCATCCGGAAGATTATCGCTCGATACTTGCTATTACCTTCACCAACAAGGCTGCTGAAGAAATGAAAAGCCGTATTGTTGAAGCGCTGGTTGAACTTTCTTCCGGAAATAAAAGCTTTTTGCTCACAATGCTCGAAGAGGATCTTCCCGGTATAAATATTCGCGTGCGTGCAGAAAAATCGTTAAAGAATATTCTCCACGACTACTCTTCTTTTTCAGTCAGCACAATCGATAGTTTTTTTCAGAGAATTCTTCGCGCGCTTGCAAGAGAAATTCATCTGCCTTTGAAAATGGAAGTTGAAGTGAGCGCTGATGATGCAATTCTGGCTGTTACCGATTCAATATTAAGAGAAGTTGGTTCTGATAAAGATCTTACTGAATGGCTTACTGATCTTGCCCTACAAAAAATGAGTGAAGATAAAGGCTGGAATATTGAAAATGATATTGCATTGGTAGCCGGTGAATTATTCAAAGAAGATCATCACAATAAAAAAATTCTTTCGAGAGATGACATCAAACGAATTTACAAAGATCTAAGTAACATCCGACGAACTTTTACTTCGAAATTAAAAAAGATCGGAGAAGAAGGTTTAAATATTATTTCAGGTGCCGGATTTTCATTAGACGATTTCTCTTACAAAGAAGCAGGTGTGGCCGGATATTTTTCAAAAATTGCTAATCCAAAAAACGCCGCTTCATTTCTGGTTACTCCACGGATAGAAAAAGGATTACAAGACCCTTCAGGTTGGACTTCCAAGAAAAGTGAATTTAAAAAATCAATCGACGATCTTGTCATTTCAAGTCTGCACCCACTATTGCAGAAAGCTGCAACAATCGTTGAAAATGAATACAAAGAATATATTACTGCAAACGAAGTTTTAAAAAAGATCTATCTCTTCGGACTTGTAAACGATCTTCAGGACAAATTCCGTGAGTACAGAAAAGAAAATAATGTCATCCTGCTTTCTGATACAACAAAGTTGTTGGGTGATATGATAGAAGGAAATGACACACCTTTTATCTATGAAAAAACGGGAAACCGGTTCAAGCATCTGCTTATCGATGAATTCCAGGATACCGGACTTTTACAATGGAAAAACCTCCTCCCGCTTGTGATGAATGCTCTTGGTAGCGGGTTCATGACACTGATTGTAGGTGACGCGAAGCAATCCATCTACCGCTGGCGTGGTGGCAATATGAATTTACTGATCCGCGACATTTTTACAGACCTTAACAATTTTAAAAGTATTTTCGAGAGAAATGTTCTCGATATGAACTATCGTAGCAAATATGAGATCGTTCATTTCAACAATCAGTTTTTTCTGAATGCGACAGAAATTGCGAACGTTCAATTGAACATGAATGATCATCCTGTTCTTGCGCTTGCATATGGTAGCGACCTTGAACAAAAAGTTGCACCAAAAAATAATGAAAGTGGATATGTTCAAATCAATTATCTTGAATCAGCAGAAAACGAAGAGGATAATGAAGAAGAATTAAAATGGAAAGATGTTGCTCTGAAAAATCTTCTAACAGAAATACGACAACAACTTCTCAAAGGATTTTCCTATAGAGACATTGCTATTCTGGTTAGAAAAAATACAGAAGGAAGTGAGATCGCAACTTTTCTTCTGGCAAATGAAATCGATAAGATCATCAGTCCTGATTCATTGCTGATCACAAGTTCTCCTCGAATAAATTTTGTAGTGAATACACTCCGCTTTCTTGCTGACCAGAAAAATGCCATTGCCAGAGCAGAAGTCCTTTATTATTATGCAATGAATATTGCAAATCTGAGTTTCGACAAACACACTTATTTCTCCGATCATAAAAATTTCAAATATAATGGTAAGACAGGTAAACACAACACTACTCTCTTCCCACCTGAAAGTCTGAAAGAGTCGAACTTCAATTCAATACTGCCTGAAAGTTTTACAGCACACCTCACTTACTTAGCCAACCTTCCGATTTACGAGATCAGCGAACAACTTGTAAAGATCTTTGGACTCAATAAAAATCCTGACGCTTTCATTCAGCGGTTTCAGGATCTCGTTCTTGAATATAATACGGGATTCGATAGCTCACTTGAAGGATTTATCAAATGGTGGGATTCGAGCAAGAAAGTCCGGAACGCTTCTGTTATCACTCCACAGAATGAAGATGCCATTCAGATAATGACCATTCACAGGTCAAAAGGTTTGCAGTTTCCAATTGTGTTCATGCCATTTTGCGACTGGAAACTTACGCCGAAAGCAAATGAATTGATCTGGCTTCAGACCGATCAGCAACCTTTCGATGAACTTGGTAAAACAGCATTATCGTCAACGAAAACTCTTGAACTGACTCATTACTCAGAAAATTATTACGAAGAAGTCAACCAGACTGCAATTGACAATCTGAATATGCTTTATGTCGCTTTTACCAGAGCAGAAGACAAACTGTTTATTTATTGTCCAAAAGACAATCAGAAAGAGTTGACAAGTGTTTCAAAACTGATCAGCCGGACTTGTCATCAGTTAGATCCGAATCAAATTGAATCTTTTATTCAAGGCGAAAATTTCATAAAACCGGAAAGAAAACCTTCTGAATCTGAAACTTCATCAAATGAATTAAAAATTTATCCGTCTAATCGTTGGCAAGACAAACTTTCTCTCTCTTCACATGGCAATGATCTCATTGAAATGATAGAAAAGAAAGATATGTCTAAAGTAAATTATGGAATACTTATTCATGCCATTCTAGCGGAAGTAAAAGATACAACAGAATTCAAGCACCTGGCAGAAAAATTTGTTTTCGACGGACTGATTACTGAAAATCAAAAATCAACCTTACTTGATGAAGTGAACGACATATTAAAAAGCAGCGAGATTGCAGAATTATTCTCCGATCAATTTCAAGTGAAGGCAGAGAAAGAAATCATCTTGCCTTCAGGTGAAGTTCTTCGTCCCGACCGGGTCATTATTAAAGAAAATGAAGCCATCGTAATTGATTTTAAGAGTGGACAGCCGCACAAAAAACATGAAAATCAAGTGACTCAATATGCCGACATTCTGAGAAAAATGGGCTATCAGCCGGTTTCGTCCAAGTTGGTTTATCTCACGAACCGAACTGTTGTCAATGTTTAG
- a CDS encoding response regulator, whose amino-acid sequence MYTNRPLQIILIDDDPQMREMLNDFFTGKYAHSHVKTFATGEEALNTIVIEPNLIVLDYHLDSSDAMAMNGLQVLKKLKEKYPLVPVIFLSGQEKAEVAANTMKYGAYDYIVKNESAFHRLEILFNNILGHVELKKNLGTQKFFNGILVALVVAMIIAFIVSKMS is encoded by the coding sequence ATGTACACCAACCGCCCACTACAGATAATATTGATCGACGACGATCCTCAGATGAGAGAAATGTTGAACGATTTCTTTACAGGAAAATATGCTCATTCACATGTCAAAACATTTGCAACAGGTGAAGAAGCTCTCAATACAATTGTCATAGAACCGAATCTTATTGTTCTTGATTACCATCTTGATTCTTCAGATGCAATGGCGATGAACGGACTTCAGGTTCTGAAAAAACTTAAGGAAAAATATCCGCTGGTGCCTGTGATCTTTTTATCAGGACAAGAAAAAGCTGAGGTGGCTGCAAACACTATGAAGTATGGCGCATACGATTATATTGTAAAGAATGAAAGTGCCTTTCATCGTCTGGAAATTTTATTCAACAACATTTTAGGACATGTTGAACTAAAAAAGAATCTGGGCACTCAGAAATTCTTCAACGGAATTTTAGTTGCTCTTGTTGTTGCAATGATCATAGCTTTCATCGTTTCTAAAATGTCTTAA
- a CDS encoding acyltransferase: MSENHRYNFLDSSRGLAAFVVLLAHTIKTFLPDHFSSSFDFLWDSEAAVLYFFILSGFVLTESVSKIKLTPLSYFNFICKRILRIYPVFLVVLLITFFLFPLISSQNHNWLSEYWKKSPDLYDLFKQAILIFRIPNDPALRLLPHDWTLSIEILISLALPFLAWISRKNSLFLIVIIIAAVKLLPIDNFIFDFSLGCIISTQKEKLISGWKKINFLGHGFLLFLSLTIINLDAFLPIGPQNLDAFMIHFKSWGLAILLIAVISSTGFQNLLNNKFLIFQGKISYSFYLIHFILIAILSQFNPEISFPFALTIIFLTTIILSATTYYIIEKPCIQVGKKYFTGQKGQ; the protein is encoded by the coding sequence TTGTCCGAAAATCACAGATATAATTTTCTGGATAGTAGCCGCGGTTTAGCTGCATTTGTAGTCTTATTAGCGCACACGATCAAGACATTTTTACCGGATCACTTTTCTTCTTCATTCGATTTTTTGTGGGACTCAGAAGCAGCAGTATTGTACTTCTTTATTCTTAGCGGTTTCGTCCTGACAGAATCGGTCAGTAAAATTAAACTGACACCACTCTCCTATTTCAATTTTATTTGCAAAAGAATTCTGCGAATTTATCCGGTATTTTTAGTCGTTCTTCTGATTACCTTTTTTCTTTTTCCTCTGATCAGTTCACAAAATCACAACTGGCTTTCTGAGTACTGGAAAAAATCTCCTGATCTATATGACTTGTTCAAACAAGCAATTCTGATCTTCCGGATTCCAAACGATCCTGCTTTACGATTGCTTCCACATGACTGGACGCTGTCGATAGAAATTCTGATCTCGCTTGCATTACCATTCCTTGCATGGATTTCAAGGAAAAATTCTTTGTTTCTGATAGTGATAATTATTGCTGCCGTAAAACTACTTCCAATTGACAATTTCATTTTCGATTTCAGTCTGGGTTGTATAATCTCAACTCAAAAAGAAAAATTGATATCCGGATGGAAAAAGATTAACTTTTTGGGACACGGTTTTCTGCTTTTTTTGAGTTTGACGATTATTAACCTCGATGCTTTTTTACCGATCGGTCCACAAAATTTGGATGCATTTATGATTCATTTCAAAAGCTGGGGTCTGGCAATTTTGCTGATTGCAGTAATTTCTTCAACCGGATTTCAGAATTTGCTTAACAATAAATTTTTGATTTTCCAGGGAAAAATAAGCTACAGTTTTTACCTGATACATTTTATTCTCATTGCAATTTTATCTCAATTCAACCCGGAAATAAGTTTCCCTTTTGCACTGACAATCATTTTTTTGACAACTATAATACTTTCAGCAACAACCTATTATATCATTGAAAAGCCTTGTATTCAAGTTGGTAAAAAGTACTTTACGGGTCAAAAAGGACAATAA
- a CDS encoding methylmalonyl-CoA mutase family protein has translation MSEKKIVTESGIEIKQVYTEHAGIKDLPGEFPFTRGVQPDMYRSKLWTMRQYAGFSTAEESNKRYHYLLGQGTTGLSVAFDLPTQIGYDSDHDLSDGEVGKAGVAIDSLKDIEILFDGIKLETISTSMTINSTASILLAFYIALARKQGADLTKISGTIQNDILKEYAARGTYIYPPKPSMRIITDIFEYCSKEVPKWNTISISGYHIREAGSTAVQELAFTLANGKAYVKAAIEKGLDIDVFGKRLSFFFNAHNNVFQEVAKFRAARRMWAKIMKDLGAKDARSMMLRFHTQTGGSTLTAQQPMNNIMRVTLQALSAVLGGTQSLHTNGYDEAISLPTEEAARIALRTQQVIAYESGVVDTVDPLAGSYFIESMTDEMEAKAWDYINKIDAMGGSVDAIEAQYIQNEIARASYEYQQSIEQNTRIIIGVNQFTMEEPPFDKVFSIDDSIRQLQIDKLKKLRAERDEVKVQACLKTVSETAKGTGNLMPPIIDAVENYATLGEIADAMRKVFGEF, from the coding sequence GTGTCAGAGAAAAAGATCGTTACCGAAAGTGGAATTGAAATAAAGCAGGTTTATACTGAGCATGCAGGAATAAAAGATCTTCCCGGAGAATTTCCTTTCACAAGAGGGGTACAACCGGATATGTATCGTTCCAAATTATGGACAATGCGTCAGTATGCAGGTTTCAGTACTGCTGAAGAATCGAACAAGCGGTATCACTATTTACTCGGACAAGGTACTACAGGATTATCCGTTGCTTTTGATCTTCCGACACAGATCGGTTACGATTCTGATCATGATCTTTCTGATGGAGAAGTTGGCAAAGCCGGAGTAGCAATTGATTCTTTGAAAGACATTGAGATTTTGTTTGACGGAATCAAACTCGAAACTATCAGTACTTCGATGACGATCAATTCGACAGCATCGATTTTACTTGCCTTTTACATTGCCCTTGCAAGAAAGCAAGGCGCTGATCTGACAAAAATTTCCGGAACAATTCAGAATGATATTTTAAAAGAATACGCAGCAAGAGGAACGTATATTTATCCTCCGAAACCTTCGATGCGAATCATCACAGATATTTTTGAATACTGTTCGAAGGAAGTTCCAAAATGGAATACCATTTCAATTTCAGGTTATCACATTCGTGAAGCAGGTTCAACTGCAGTACAGGAATTGGCATTTACATTAGCAAATGGTAAAGCATATGTGAAAGCAGCTATCGAAAAAGGATTAGATATTGATGTATTCGGAAAACGATTGTCGTTTTTCTTCAATGCTCACAATAATGTTTTTCAGGAAGTAGCAAAGTTCAGAGCCGCACGAAGAATGTGGGCAAAGATCATGAAAGATCTCGGTGCAAAAGATGCGCGTTCGATGATGTTGCGTTTCCATACTCAAACAGGCGGGTCTACATTAACGGCACAACAGCCGATGAATAACATCATGCGTGTTACTTTGCAAGCACTATCTGCTGTGTTAGGTGGAACTCAATCACTACATACAAATGGTTACGATGAAGCGATCAGTCTTCCTACAGAAGAAGCAGCAAGAATTGCTTTACGTACGCAACAAGTGATAGCCTATGAAAGTGGAGTAGTTGATACAGTTGATCCATTGGCAGGTTCTTATTTCATCGAATCGATGACTGATGAAATGGAAGCAAAGGCCTGGGATTACATCAATAAGATCGATGCCATGGGTGGATCGGTTGATGCCATTGAAGCGCAGTACATTCAGAATGAAATTGCGCGTGCGTCATATGAGTATCAGCAATCGATCGAACAAAATACAAGGATCATCATCGGTGTGAATCAATTCACAATGGAAGAGCCGCCATTCGATAAAGTCTTTTCAATTGATGATTCAATCAGACAATTGCAAATTGATAAGCTAAAAAAATTGCGTGCAGAAAGAGATGAAGTGAAAGTTCAGGCTTGTCTGAAGACCGTTTCCGAAACTGCGAAAGGTACAGGTAATTTAATGCCACCGATCATTGATGCAGTTGAGAACTACGCTACGCTTGGGGAAATTGCTGATGCGATGAGGAAAGTATTCGGGGAGTTTTAA
- a CDS encoding GlmU family protein, which produces MNIILFDDKTRSTLLPLTYTRPIADIRIGILKISEKWEKRCSAKCSFLTDPYLQDMFPIEVSDHNYFINGSLLPTEELIAEIKSLKIGEGLIQDHLIIAVRTSSNEKVTEIAQVVFEQPKTVLTKFERLVFSWDVFSQNEKELKADFELLTKGRKSQAISVTNRVLKPENIFLEEGAIVECANLNASAGYIYVGKDAEIMEGAMIRGPFAICEHSAVKMGAKIYGATTVGPHCKVAGEISNSVIFGYSNKAHDGFLGNSVLGEWCNLGADTNNSNLKNNYSKVKVWNYENHDYINTGLQFCGLIMGDHSKCSINTMFNTGTVVGVSANIFGNGFPPKFVPSFSWGGSEGFTSYRLEDAIEVASRVYERRHLEFGKKEQSLLRHLFDDTTKYRAW; this is translated from the coding sequence ATGAATATTATTTTATTCGACGATAAAACAAGGAGCACATTGCTTCCGTTAACTTATACCAGACCTATTGCTGATATCAGGATTGGGATTTTGAAGATCAGTGAGAAATGGGAAAAGCGTTGTTCTGCTAAATGTTCTTTTCTGACTGATCCTTACCTGCAGGATATGTTTCCAATTGAAGTTTCAGACCACAATTATTTCATTAACGGTTCACTTTTACCAACTGAAGAATTGATCGCAGAAATAAAATCGTTAAAGATAGGAGAAGGATTAATTCAGGATCATCTCATCATTGCAGTTAGAACTTCCTCCAATGAGAAGGTTACAGAAATTGCACAAGTAGTATTTGAACAACCAAAAACAGTACTGACAAAATTTGAGAGATTAGTATTCTCCTGGGATGTGTTTTCACAGAATGAAAAAGAGTTAAAAGCAGATTTTGAATTGCTGACAAAAGGAAGAAAATCTCAGGCGATAAGTGTTACGAATCGTGTATTGAAACCGGAAAATATTTTTCTTGAAGAAGGTGCCATTGTTGAATGTGCAAATCTGAACGCTTCAGCCGGTTATATTTATGTTGGAAAGGATGCCGAGATCATGGAAGGTGCAATGATCCGCGGACCGTTCGCAATTTGTGAGCATTCAGCTGTGAAAATGGGCGCAAAGATCTATGGAGCGACTACAGTTGGTCCGCATTGTAAAGTAGCAGGAGAGATCAGTAATTCTGTCATCTTTGGTTATTCAAATAAAGCTCACGACGGATTTTTAGGAAATTCAGTTTTAGGAGAATGGTGTAATCTTGGAGCGGATACGAATAATTCGAATCTGAAAAATAATTATTCTAAAGTAAAAGTTTGGAACTACGAAAACCACGATTATATCAATACGGGTTTGCAGTTCTGCGGACTGATCATGGGTGATCACTCAAAATGTTCGATCAATACAATGTTCAATACAGGAACAGTTGTTGGTGTAAGTGCAAATATTTTCGGAAATGGTTTTCCGCCGAAATTCGTTCCATCATTTTCATGGGGTGGCTCGGAAGGATTTACTTCTTACAGACTGGAAGATGCAATTGAGGTTGCAAGCAGAGTGTATGAGAGAAGACATTTGGAATTCGGAAAAAAAGAACAAAGTTTACTTCGTCATCTGTTTGACGATACAACTAAATATCGTGCCTGGTAA
- a CDS encoding type B 50S ribosomal protein L31, with amino-acid sequence MKKDIHPKNYRLVVFKDTSCDYSFITRSTIETKETVKWTDGNEYPLVKLEISHMSHPFYTGKMKLIDTAGRVDKFRTRYAKKKEVTK; translated from the coding sequence ATGAAGAAAGACATTCATCCAAAGAACTATAGATTAGTTGTTTTCAAGGACACCTCTTGCGACTACTCATTCATAACACGTTCAACTATCGAAACCAAAGAAACCGTTAAATGGACGGATGGTAACGAATATCCACTTGTAAAATTGGAGATCAGTCACATGTCGCATCCATTCTATACCGGTAAGATGAAACTTATCGATACAGCGGGTCGTGTGGATAAATTCCGTACTCGTTATGCTAAAAAGAAAGAAGTAACTAAATAA
- a CDS encoding DUF349 domain-containing protein gives MKEELILKLEELLKEDASDDTITRANEIKNDYLKACETVTQDQLQKFLEDGGNSDDFEPKKDPLDTRFNELLVIFSDRDQKQKKVLQSETSSKLKAKEEIVANIEKLIAEEANIGKAFHAFKELQTKWNEIGNVSSKEYKNLQSIYHRHSHNFYYNMKLSKDLRELDFKRNLEQRTQLLTKIESLLPMESIRGIERMIALYRMEWSELGPTPPETIEPLRTKYRELIGQVYQKVRAFYQERQKDEEVHIEAKRKLLERAKGIAAETFENGKQWQTMTETLNGILEEWKKIGFGPKVENEKVWEDLRAAMNTFYNKKRDYFAGIKKVQKEGRDKKTAIIEKAEKIATTVHESFEEATKEILNLQQEWKTAGHVEQWEENKLWKRFREACDKFFTAKREKFSERDNEQLKNLQLKEDLVKKVEAFEPTGNTEEDLATLRSFSEEWKAISFVPFKEKQRIWEKFKNMLDSKYDKLKLESSQRHLLKFKNSVDSLSNSEDSGTMLRKEQSIIKEKINKLQQTINQYENNLGFFRNSKNMGGLLAEVESNLSRAREEMEMLKKKLKMFNEVPAK, from the coding sequence ATGAAGGAAGAACTTATCCTCAAGCTCGAAGAGCTTTTGAAGGAAGACGCATCAGACGACACAATCACACGCGCTAATGAAATCAAAAACGATTATCTGAAAGCGTGTGAAACGGTTACGCAAGATCAATTACAAAAATTTTTAGAAGACGGCGGTAACAGCGACGACTTTGAACCTAAGAAAGATCCGCTGGATACAAGGTTCAATGAACTGCTGGTTATTTTTTCTGACCGCGATCAGAAACAAAAGAAAGTTCTGCAGAGTGAAACTTCAAGCAAATTAAAAGCAAAAGAAGAAATTGTAGCCAATATAGAAAAGCTCATCGCCGAAGAAGCCAATATCGGAAAAGCTTTTCATGCCTTTAAAGAATTACAGACGAAATGGAATGAGATCGGAAATGTAAGCTCTAAAGAATATAAAAATCTTCAAAGTATCTATCACCGTCATTCACACAATTTCTATTACAATATGAAATTGAGTAAGGATCTGCGTGAACTTGATTTCAAAAGAAATCTTGAACAAAGAACTCAGTTACTTACTAAAATTGAATCTTTACTTCCAATGGAATCTATCCGGGGTATTGAACGAATGATCGCTCTTTACAGAATGGAATGGTCAGAGCTTGGACCTACTCCACCGGAAACAATTGAACCTCTTCGTACAAAATACAGAGAACTCATTGGACAAGTCTATCAGAAAGTCCGTGCATTTTATCAGGAACGTCAGAAAGACGAAGAAGTACACATTGAAGCAAAAAGAAAATTGCTTGAGCGTGCCAAAGGAATTGCTGCTGAGACCTTCGAAAATGGAAAGCAATGGCAAACAATGACTGAAACGCTGAATGGTATTTTAGAAGAATGGAAAAAGATCGGTTTCGGTCCGAAGGTAGAAAACGAAAAAGTCTGGGAAGATCTCCGGGCAGCAATGAATACGTTCTACAATAAAAAACGTGATTACTTCGCCGGAATTAAAAAAGTTCAGAAAGAAGGCCGTGATAAGAAGACTGCCATAATTGAAAAAGCAGAAAAAATTGCAACCACAGTCCACGAATCATTTGAAGAAGCAACTAAAGAGATCTTAAACCTGCAACAGGAATGGAAAACTGCCGGACATGTTGAACAGTGGGAAGAAAATAAACTGTGGAAACGTTTCCGTGAGGCTTGCGATAAATTCTTTACTGCAAAAAGAGAGAAGTTTTCTGAAAGAGATAACGAACAATTAAAAAATCTTCAACTAAAAGAAGATCTTGTAAAAAAAGTTGAAGCATTTGAGCCAACGGGAAATACAGAAGAAGATCTTGCAACCCTTCGCTCCTTCTCTGAAGAATGGAAAGCTATTTCATTTGTTCCATTCAAAGAGAAACAAAGGATCTGGGAAAAGTTCAAGAACATGCTCGACAGTAAATACGACAAATTAAAACTTGAATCTTCTCAAAGACATTTACTGAAATTTAAAAATAGTGTCGATTCACTTTCCAACAGTGAAGATTCAGGAACAATGCTTCGTAAAGAACAAAGCATTATAAAAGAGAAGATCAACAAACTTCAGCAAACTATAAATCAATACGAAAACAACTTAGGCTTTTTCCGCAATTCCAAAAACATGGGCGGCCTGCTTGCAGAAGTTGAAAGCAACCTTTCCCGCGCCCGCGAAGAAATGGAAATGCTGAAGAAGAAGTTGAAGATGTTTAATGAGGTACCGGCTAAGTAG